In Flavobacterium okayamense, a single window of DNA contains:
- the rpsE gene encoding 30S ribosomal protein S5, translating to MYQNYKNVELVKPGGLELKDRLVSVNRVTKVTKGGRAFGFSAIVVVGDENGVVGHGLGKSKDVSEAIAKAVEDAKKNLVRIPLNGVTVPHEQKGKFGGARVFLMPASHGTGVIAGGAVRAVLESVGIHDVLSKSQGSSNPHNVVKATFDALLQMRSAATVARQRGVSLDKVFKG from the coding sequence ATGTATCAAAATTATAAAAATGTAGAGCTAGTAAAACCAGGAGGTCTTGAATTAAAAGATCGTTTGGTTAGCGTTAATCGTGTTACTAAAGTTACTAAAGGTGGTAGAGCTTTCGGGTTTTCTGCTATCGTAGTAGTTGGAGATGAAAACGGTGTTGTAGGACACGGATTAGGAAAATCGAAAGATGTATCTGAAGCAATTGCTAAAGCTGTGGAAGATGCAAAGAAAAACTTAGTGAGAATTCCTTTGAATGGTGTTACTGTGCCTCATGAGCAAAAAGGTAAGTTTGGTGGTGCAAGAGTATTCTTAATGCCAGCTTCTCATGGTACTGGAGTTATTGCTGGTGGTGCTGTGCGTGCGGTATTAGAGTCTGTTGGGATTCATGATGTATTGTCAAAATCTCAAGGGTCATCAAATCCTCATAACGTTGTAAAAGCAACTTTTGATGCTTTATTACAAATGAGAAGTGCTGCTACTGTTGCAAGACAAAGAGGAGTATCTCTTGATAAAGTATTTAAAGGATAA
- the rplR gene encoding 50S ribosomal protein L18 translates to MSLTKTERRQRIKFRIRKIVSGTAAQPRLSVFRSNKEIYAQIIDDVNGTTLVSASSRETEVAKGTKIETATAVGKLVAERALKAGISNITFDRGGYLYHGRVKSLAEGAREAGLKF, encoded by the coding sequence ATGTCATTAACAAAAACTGAAAGAAGACAAAGAATCAAATTCAGAATTAGAAAGATTGTTAGCGGAACTGCTGCACAACCTAGACTTTCTGTATTTAGATCTAATAAAGAAATCTATGCGCAAATCATAGATGATGTGAACGGTACTACATTAGTTTCTGCATCTTCTCGTGAAACAGAAGTTGCAAAAGGTACAAAAATCGAAACTGCTACTGCAGTTGGTAAATTGGTGGCTGAAAGAGCTCTTAAAGCTGGTATTTCTAACATCACTTTTGATAGAGGTGGTTATTTATACCATGGACGTGTTAAATCATTAGCAGAAGGAGCTAGAGAAGCAGGACTAAAATTCTAA
- the rplF gene encoding 50S ribosomal protein L6 has product MSRIGKNPIAIPAGVTVEVKEAVVTVKGKLGELSQEFSDVAIKIEDNQVLVERSSDNKNERAKHGLYRALINNMVVGVSEGFTKQLELVGVGYRASNQGQKLDLALGYSHNIVLEIVPEVGVETVSEKGKNPIVKLSSFDKQLLGQVAAKIRSFRKPEPYKGKGIKFVGEELRRKAGKSA; this is encoded by the coding sequence ATGTCAAGAATAGGTAAAAATCCAATTGCAATTCCAGCAGGAGTAACTGTAGAAGTTAAAGAAGCTGTAGTTACAGTAAAAGGAAAATTAGGCGAGCTTTCTCAAGAGTTTTCTGATGTTGCAATTAAAATTGAAGATAATCAAGTTTTAGTTGAGCGTTCATCTGATAACAAAAATGAGAGAGCGAAACATGGGTTGTATCGTGCTCTGATCAACAATATGGTTGTTGGAGTTTCAGAAGGTTTCACTAAGCAATTAGAATTAGTAGGTGTTGGATACCGTGCTTCAAATCAAGGGCAAAAACTTGATTTAGCATTAGGTTATTCGCACAATATTGTTTTAGAAATTGTTCCTGAAGTAGGAGTTGAAACAGTATCTGAGAAAGGTAAAAATCCAATAGTGAAATTATCATCATTTGACAAACAATTATTAGGACAGGTTGCTGCGAAAATCAGATCTTTCCGTAAGCCTGAACCTTACAAAGGAAAAGGAATTAAGTTTGTTGGTGAAGAATTAAGAAGAAAAGCAGGTAAATCAGCTTAA
- the rpsH gene encoding 30S ribosomal protein S8, with translation MYTDPIADFLTRVRNASRANHKVVEIPASNLKKEITKILFDQGYILSYKFEDSTVQGTIKIALKYDKETKEPVIRDIQRISKPGLRKYSGSSTLPRILNGLGCAIVSTSKGVMTGKQAKQLNVGGEVICYVY, from the coding sequence ATGTACACAGACCCAATTGCAGATTTTCTTACAAGAGTTAGAAATGCATCGAGAGCTAACCACAAAGTGGTTGAGATTCCAGCATCTAACCTTAAAAAAGAAATCACAAAAATTTTATTTGACCAAGGTTATATCTTGAGTTACAAATTTGAAGATAGTACTGTACAAGGTACAATCAAAATCGCTCTTAAGTATGATAAAGAAACTAAAGAGCCAGTAATTAGAGATATTCAGAGAATTAGTAAACCAGGTTTACGTAAGTATTCAGGCTCTTCAACTTTACCTAGAATCTTAAATGGTTTAGGTTGTGCTATCGTGTCTACATCTAAAGGTGTTATGACAGGAAAACAAGCAAAACAACTTAATGTTGGTGGAGAGGTTATTTGTTACGTATATTAA
- the rpsN gene encoding 30S ribosomal protein S14: MAKESMKAREAKREALVAKYAQKRQALKEAGDYEALQKLPKNASPVRLHNRCKLTGRPRGYMRQFGISRVTFREMANQGLIPGVKKSSW; the protein is encoded by the coding sequence ATGGCTAAAGAATCAATGAAAGCCCGTGAGGCGAAAAGAGAGGCATTAGTTGCTAAATATGCTCAAAAAAGACAAGCTTTAAAAGAAGCTGGAGATTATGAAGCATTACAAAAATTACCAAAAAACGCTTCTCCTGTACGTTTACACAACCGTTGTAAATTGACTGGTAGACCAAGAGGTTATATGCGTCAATTTGGTATTTCACGTGTAACTTTTCGTGAAATGGCTAACCAAGGATTAATTCCAGGAGTAAAGAAATCTAGCTGGTAA
- the rplE gene encoding 50S ribosomal protein L5 produces MAYTPRLKEEYKSRIISALTEEFGYKNVMQVPKLEKIVVSRGVGAAVSDKKLVDHAVEEITKITGQKAVATISKKDVASFKLRKGMPIGAKVTLRGERMYEFLDRLITSSLPRVRDFGGIKSTGFDGRGNYNLGVVEQIIFPEIDIDKVNKIAGFDITFVTSANTDKEAQSLLAELGLPFKKN; encoded by the coding sequence ATGGCTTATACACCTAGATTAAAAGAAGAATATAAGAGTAGAATTATTTCTGCTCTTACTGAAGAGTTCGGTTACAAAAATGTTATGCAAGTTCCTAAACTTGAAAAAATTGTTGTAAGCCGTGGAGTTGGTGCAGCTGTATCAGATAAAAAATTAGTTGATCACGCTGTAGAAGAAATCACTAAAATTACTGGTCAAAAGGCAGTTGCTACTATTTCTAAAAAAGACGTTGCATCTTTCAAATTAAGAAAGGGTATGCCAATTGGTGCTAAAGTAACTTTACGTGGAGAAAGAATGTATGAATTCTTAGATAGATTAATTACTTCTTCTTTACCACGTGTACGTGACTTCGGTGGAATCAAATCAACTGGTTTTGATGGTAGAGGTAACTATAACTTAGGAGTAGTTGAGCAAATCATCTTCCCTGAGATTGATATCGATAAAGTAAATAAAATTGCTGGTTTTGATATTACGTTTGTAACATCTGCAAACACAGATAAAGAAGCACAATCGTTATTAGCAGAATTAGGTTTACCTTTTAAAAAGAATTAA
- the rplX gene encoding 50S ribosomal protein L24 gives MTKLKIKSGDVVKVIAGDHKGAEGKVVRVIREANKAIVEGVNMVSKHTKPSAKNPQGGIVKKEAPIHISNLALIDAKTKSATKVGFKMEGDKKVRFSKKSNQVL, from the coding sequence ATGACAAAGCTAAAAATTAAATCAGGAGACGTAGTAAAAGTAATTGCTGGAGACCACAAAGGGGCTGAAGGTAAAGTTGTGCGCGTTATTCGTGAAGCAAATAAAGCGATCGTTGAAGGTGTAAACATGGTTTCTAAACACACTAAGCCAAGTGCAAAAAACCCTCAAGGTGGTATCGTTAAGAAAGAAGCTCCAATTCACATTTCTAACTTAGCATTAATCGATGCTAAAACTAAATCAGCTACTAAAGTTGGTTTTAAAATGGAAGGAGATAAGAAAGTAAGATTTTCAAAAAAATCTAATCAAGTATTATAG
- the rplN gene encoding 50S ribosomal protein L14 produces MVQQESRLKVADNTGAKEVLTIRVLGGTKRRYASVGDKIVVSVKDATPNGNVKKGAVSTAVVVRTKKEVRRADGSYIRFDDNACVLLNAAGEMRGTRVFGPVARELREKQFMKIVSLAPEVL; encoded by the coding sequence ATGGTACAACAAGAATCAAGATTAAAAGTAGCAGATAACACGGGAGCTAAAGAAGTTTTAACTATCCGTGTTCTAGGAGGAACGAAACGTCGTTATGCCTCTGTAGGTGATAAAATCGTAGTATCTGTAAAAGATGCAACTCCTAACGGAAACGTTAAAAAAGGAGCTGTTTCAACTGCAGTTGTTGTACGTACTAAGAAAGAGGTAAGAAGAGCAGATGGTTCTTATATTCGTTTCGACGACAATGCTTGTGTTTTATTAAACGCAGCTGGAGAAATGAGAGGAACTCGTGTATTCGGACCTGTAGCTAGAGAACTTCGTGAAAAACAATTCATGAAAATTGTATCATTAGCACCAGAGGTGCTTTAA
- the rpsQ gene encoding 30S ribosomal protein S17, with protein MENRNLRKERIGVVTSNKMEKSIVVSETRRVKHPLYGKFVLKTKKYHAHDEKNDCNIGDTVKIMETRPLSKTKCWRLVEIIERAK; from the coding sequence ATGGAAAATAGAAATTTAAGAAAAGAAAGAATAGGTGTTGTTACTAGCAACAAAATGGAGAAATCTATTGTTGTTTCTGAAACAAGAAGAGTAAAACACCCGTTATACGGTAAGTTCGTGTTAAAGACTAAAAAGTATCATGCACACGACGAAAAAAATGACTGTAACATTGGTGATACAGTAAAGATCATGGAAACAAGACCTTTATCTAAAACTAAATGTTGGAGATTAGTTGAAATCATTGAAAGAGCGAAATAA
- the rpmC gene encoding 50S ribosomal protein L29, with product MKQSEIKNLSVAELQEQLSQLKKTYSELKTAHTISPIDNPLQLRGVRRAVARVATELTKRELQ from the coding sequence ATGAAACAATCAGAAATTAAAAATCTATCTGTAGCTGAGTTACAAGAGCAACTTAGTCAGTTAAAAAAGACTTATTCAGAGCTTAAAACTGCTCACACAATTTCTCCAATTGACAATCCGTTGCAATTAAGAGGAGTAAGAAGAGCGGTAGCAAGAGTAGCTACTGAATTAACTAAAAGAGAGTTACAATAA
- the rplP gene encoding 50S ribosomal protein L16 — translation MLQPKRTKYRKVQKGRMKGVSQRGHELSNGMFGIKSVHETGCFITSRQIEAARIAATRYMKREGQLWIKIFPDKPITKKPLEVRMGKGKGAVEYWAAVVKPGKIMFEVGGVPLSVAKEALRLAAQKLPVKTKFVVARDFEA, via the coding sequence ATGTTACAGCCTAAAAGAACAAAATACCGCAAGGTACAGAAAGGTAGAATGAAGGGTGTTTCTCAGAGAGGTCACGAACTTTCAAATGGAATGTTCGGTATCAAATCTGTACACGAAACAGGATGCTTCATCACTTCTCGTCAAATCGAAGCTGCTCGTATTGCTGCAACTAGATATATGAAAAGGGAAGGACAATTATGGATTAAGATTTTCCCAGATAAGCCAATTACTAAAAAACCGTTAGAGGTACGTATGGGTAAAGGTAAAGGTGCAGTTGAATATTGGGCTGCTGTTGTAAAACCAGGAAAGATAATGTTTGAAGTAGGTGGAGTTCCACTTTCTGTAGCAAAAGAGGCATTACGTCTTGCGGCTCAAAAACTTCCTGTAAAAACTAAGTTTGTTGTTGCTAGAGATTTCGAAGCATAA
- the rpsC gene encoding 30S ribosomal protein S3, whose amino-acid sequence MGQKTNPIGNRLGIIRGWDSNWYGGNDYGDKIAEDYKIRKYIHARLSKASVSKIIIERTLKLVTVTITTARPGIIIGKGGQEVDKLKEELKKITDKEVQINIFEIKRPELDAYLVANSIARQIESRISYRRAIKMAIAAAMRMNAEGIKVMISGRLNGAEMARSEHFKDGRIPLSTFRADIDYALAEAHTTYGRMGIKVWIMKGEVYGKRDLSPLVGMDKQKSKSTGSSGKGKPARKRK is encoded by the coding sequence ATGGGACAAAAGACAAATCCAATCGGAAATAGACTTGGTATCATCAGAGGATGGGACTCAAACTGGTATGGTGGAAATGACTACGGTGATAAAATCGCCGAGGATTATAAAATCCGTAAATATATCCATGCTCGTTTATCAAAAGCTAGTGTTTCAAAGATAATTATCGAGAGAACTTTAAAACTTGTAACCGTTACTATCACTACTGCTAGACCTGGTATCATTATCGGTAAAGGCGGTCAAGAGGTAGACAAGTTAAAAGAAGAACTTAAGAAAATTACTGACAAGGAAGTTCAAATCAACATTTTTGAAATTAAACGTCCTGAGTTAGATGCTTATTTAGTAGCTAACAGTATTGCTCGTCAAATTGAAAGCAGAATTTCTTACAGAAGAGCTATTAAAATGGCTATTGCTGCTGCAATGAGAATGAACGCAGAAGGGATCAAAGTTATGATTTCTGGACGTTTGAATGGTGCTGAAATGGCACGTTCTGAACACTTCAAAGATGGTAGAATTCCTTTATCTACTTTCAGAGCTGATATCGATTATGCTCTTGCTGAAGCTCACACTACTTATGGTAGAATGGGTATTAAAGTATGGATCATGAAAGGTGAGGTTTATGGTAAAAGAGATCTTTCTCCGTTAGTAGGAATGGACAAACAAAAGTCTAAATCTACAGGATCTTCAGGAAAAGGTAAACCAGCTCGTAAAAGAAAGTAA
- the rplV gene encoding 50S ribosomal protein L22, with translation MGVRKRERAEQIKEAKAQVAFAKLNNCPTSPRKMRLVADLVRGKKVELALNTLRFSQKEASRRLEKLLLSAIANWQAKNAEASLEEAGLFVKEIRVDGGAMLKRLRPAPQGRAHRIRKRSNHVTIVLGENNNTQS, from the coding sequence ATGGGAGTTCGTAAAAGAGAAAGAGCAGAGCAGATTAAGGAAGCTAAAGCACAAGTTGCTTTTGCTAAATTAAATAACTGCCCTACTTCACCTAGAAAGATGCGTTTAGTAGCTGACTTAGTAAGAGGTAAGAAAGTAGAATTAGCTCTAAATACATTAAGATTTAGTCAAAAAGAAGCTTCAAGAAGATTAGAGAAATTGTTGTTATCAGCAATCGCTAACTGGCAAGCTAAAAATGCTGAGGCAAGTTTAGAAGAAGCAGGCTTATTTGTAAAAGAGATCCGTGTAGATGGTGGTGCGATGTTAAAAAGACTTCGTCCTGCTCCACAAGGTCGTGCACACAGAATTAGAAAACGCTCAAACCACGTTACTATCGTGTTAGGAGAAAATAATAACACACAAAGCTAA
- the rpsS gene encoding 30S ribosomal protein S19 produces the protein MARSLKKGPYVHYKLEKKVLENAENGNKAVIKTWSRASMITPDFVGQTIAVHNGRQFVPVYVTENMVGHKLGEFSPTRSFRGHAGAKNKGKK, from the coding sequence ATGGCACGTTCATTAAAAAAAGGACCTTATGTACACTATAAATTAGAGAAGAAGGTTTTAGAAAACGCTGAGAATGGAAATAAAGCTGTGATCAAAACTTGGTCAAGAGCTTCTATGATTACTCCAGACTTCGTTGGACAAACTATCGCTGTACACAATGGTCGTCAATTTGTTCCAGTATATGTTACTGAGAACATGGTAGGACATAAATTAGGAGAATTTTCGCCAACTAGATCATTCCGTGGTCACGCTGGTGCAAAAAATAAAGGTAAAAAATAA
- the rplB gene encoding 50S ribosomal protein L2: MSVRKLKPITPGQRFRVVNSFDTITTDKPEKSLLAPKKNSGGRNSQGKMTMRYTGGGHKQRYRLVDFKRTKAGIPATVKTIEYDPNRSAFISLIAYADGAKAYIIAQNGLQVGQTVVSGENASPEIGNAMPLSKIPLGTVISCIELRPGQGAVIARSAGTFAQLMARDGKYATIKMPSGETRLILLTCMATIGAVSNSDHQLVVSGKAGRSRWLGRRPRTRPVAMNPVDHPMGGGEGRSSGGHPRSRKGLPAKGYRTRSKVNPSNKYIVERRKK; the protein is encoded by the coding sequence ATGTCAGTTAGAAAATTAAAACCTATTACCCCTGGTCAGCGTTTTAGAGTTGTAAATAGCTTTGACACTATTACAACTGATAAGCCGGAAAAGTCATTATTGGCCCCGAAAAAAAACTCAGGAGGTAGAAATAGTCAAGGAAAGATGACCATGCGCTATACAGGTGGTGGTCACAAGCAAAGATATCGTTTGGTTGATTTTAAAAGAACAAAAGCTGGAATTCCTGCTACTGTTAAAACAATCGAGTACGATCCAAATCGTTCAGCGTTTATTTCATTAATCGCTTATGCTGATGGTGCTAAAGCATACATCATTGCACAAAACGGTTTACAAGTTGGACAAACTGTAGTATCTGGTGAAAATGCATCTCCTGAAATTGGAAATGCAATGCCTTTAAGTAAAATTCCTCTAGGTACAGTTATTTCATGTATCGAATTAAGACCAGGTCAAGGAGCTGTTATTGCTCGTTCTGCGGGAACTTTTGCTCAATTAATGGCAAGAGATGGAAAATACGCTACAATTAAAATGCCTTCAGGTGAAACAAGATTAATCTTATTAACTTGTATGGCTACTATTGGAGCTGTTTCTAACTCTGATCATCAATTAGTAGTATCAGGTAAAGCTGGTAGATCTAGATGGTTAGGTAGAAGACCTAGAACTAGACCAGTAGCAATGAACCCAGTTGATCACCCAATGGGTGGTGGTGAAGGACGTTCTTCTGGAGGTCACCCACGTTCAAGAAAAGGTTTACCTGCTAAAGGTTATAGAACTCGTTCTAAGGTTAACCCGAGTAATAAGTATATTGTAGAACGTAGAAAGAAATAA
- the rplW gene encoding 50S ribosomal protein L23 — MSIIIKPIITEKITKEGETFNRFGFVVAKTANKIQIKNAVESAYGVNVVAVNTMNYRADRSVKYTKSGLISGKTNAYKKAVVQVQEGETIDFYNNI; from the coding sequence ATGAGTATCATTATTAAGCCAATTATTACTGAAAAAATAACTAAAGAAGGTGAAACTTTTAACCGTTTTGGTTTTGTAGTTGCTAAAACTGCTAATAAAATTCAAATCAAAAATGCAGTAGAATCTGCTTATGGTGTGAATGTAGTTGCTGTTAATACTATGAATTACAGAGCCGATAGAAGCGTTAAGTACACTAAAAGTGGTTTAATCAGTGGAAAAACAAATGCTTACAAAAAAGCAGTTGTTCAAGTACAAGAAGGAGAAACAATAGATTTTTATAATAATATCTAA
- the rplD gene encoding 50S ribosomal protein L4 → MEVKVLDINGKDTGRKVTLNDSVFAIEPNNHALYLDVKHYLANQRQGTHKSKERAEIAGSTRKIKKQKGTGTARAGSVKSPVFVGGGRIFGPKPRNYSFKLNKNLKRLARKSALTLKAQESNLVVVEDFAFETPSTKNFINVLKSLGLDNKKSLFVLGAANNNVYLSSRNLKSTSVVTASELNTYAVMNAKSLVLTEGSVNGIESNLS, encoded by the coding sequence ATGGAAGTAAAAGTATTAGATATCAACGGAAAAGATACAGGTCGTAAAGTTACTCTTAACGATTCTGTGTTCGCTATTGAGCCTAATAATCATGCTCTTTACCTTGATGTTAAGCATTATTTAGCTAACCAAAGACAAGGTACGCATAAGTCGAAAGAAAGAGCTGAGATAGCGGGAAGTACTCGTAAGATTAAAAAACAAAAGGGTACTGGTACTGCACGTGCAGGAAGTGTTAAATCTCCTGTATTTGTAGGTGGTGGTAGAATCTTCGGTCCAAAACCAAGAAATTATTCATTCAAATTGAATAAAAACCTAAAAAGATTAGCTCGTAAGTCAGCTTTAACTTTAAAAGCTCAAGAGTCTAACTTAGTAGTTGTTGAAGATTTTGCATTCGAAACTCCAAGCACTAAAAATTTCATCAACGTATTGAAATCTTTAGGGTTAGATAATAAAAAGTCATTATTCGTGTTAGGTGCTGCAAATAATAATGTTTATTTGTCATCTCGCAATTTAAAATCAACTTCTGTTGTAACTGCATCAGAATTAAACACTTATGCTGTAATGAATGCTAAGAGTTTAGTGCTTACTGAAGGTTCGGTTAACGGAATTGAATCTAATTTAAGTTAA
- the rplC gene encoding 50S ribosomal protein L3, with protein sequence MSGLIGRKIGMTSIFDENGKNIPCTVIEAGPCTVTQVRTNEVDGYEALQLGFDDKTDKQTLKAEEGHFKKAGTVAKKQVVEFKYFEEKHNLGDVLTVDLFNEGEFVDVQGVSKGKGFQGVVKRHGFGGVGQATHGQHNRLRAPGSVGASSYPSRVFKGMRMAGRTGGENVTVQNLRVLKVVAEKNLLVVKGCVPGHKNSYVIIQK encoded by the coding sequence ATGTCTGGGTTAATCGGAAGAAAAATCGGTATGACAAGTATCTTTGACGAAAACGGAAAAAACATTCCGTGTACAGTTATTGAGGCTGGTCCATGTACTGTTACCCAAGTCAGAACCAATGAGGTTGACGGGTATGAAGCTCTTCAACTTGGTTTCGATGACAAGACTGACAAGCAAACGTTAAAAGCTGAAGAAGGTCACTTCAAGAAAGCTGGAACAGTTGCTAAGAAGCAGGTCGTTGAATTCAAGTATTTTGAAGAAAAACACAACTTAGGAGATGTGTTAACTGTTGATTTATTCAACGAAGGAGAATTTGTAGACGTACAAGGTGTGTCTAAAGGTAAAGGTTTTCAAGGGGTTGTTAAACGTCACGGATTTGGTGGTGTTGGACAAGCAACTCATGGTCAACATAACCGTTTAAGAGCGCCAGGTTCTGTGGGAGCGTCATCATATCCATCAAGAGTATTCAAAGGAATGCGTATGGCGGGTAGAACAGGGGGAGAAAATGTAACAGTTCAAAACCTTAGAGTTTTAAAAGTTGTAGCTGAGAAAAATCTTTTAGTAGTTAAAGGATGTGTTCCAGGTCACAAAAACTCTTACGTAATCATTCAGAAGTAA
- the rpsJ gene encoding 30S ribosomal protein S10 has translation MSQKIRIKLKSYDHNLVDKSAEKIVKTVKSTGAVVTGPIPLPTHKKIFTVLRSPHVNKKSREQFELSSYKRLLDIYSSSSKTIDALMKLELPSGVEVEIKV, from the coding sequence ATGAGTCAAAAAATTAGAATAAAATTAAAATCATACGATCATAACTTAGTTGATAAATCAGCTGAGAAAATCGTTAAGACTGTAAAAAGTACAGGTGCAGTTGTAACTGGTCCAATTCCGTTACCTACGCATAAAAAGATTTTTACTGTATTACGTTCTCCGCACGTAAACAAAAAATCAAGAGAGCAATTTGAATTGAGCTCATATAAAAGATTATTAGATATTTATAGTTCTTCTTCAAAAACTATTGATGCTTTAATGAAATTAGAGTTACCAAGTGGTGTTGAAGTAGAGATCAAAGTTTGA